One Oryza glaberrima chromosome 10, OglaRS2, whole genome shotgun sequence DNA segment encodes these proteins:
- the LOC127753213 gene encoding premnaspirodiene oxygenase-like gives MANLIYYSLLIILPFLLLINFYKAMFSSRKQAGRLPPCPWQLPIMGSIHHLIGDLPHRSLRDLSRRYGPVMLLKFGQVPFIIVSSPEAAKDIMKTHDSIFATRPQSEIMKIITKRGQGLVFAPYDDQWRQLRKICIRELLCAKRVQSFCAIREEEAACLVKSISSDQAHLVNLSKKLADYATDAAIRIITGTRFENQEVRDKFQYYQDEGVHLAASFCTANLCPSLQLGNTLSRTARKAEIYREGMFAFIGGIIDEHQERRAQDMYHKEDLIDVLLRIQQEGSLESPVSMETIKFLIFDILAGGSETVTTVLQWAMTELMRNPTVMSKAQDEVREVFKWKKMVSNDDINKLTYLQFVIKETVRLHTPGPLFMRECQEQCQVMGYDVPKGTKFLLNLWSISRDPKYWDDPETFKPERFENDARDFKGNDFEFIPFGAGRRMCPGMLFGLANIELALANLLFYFDWSLPDGVLPSELDMTENFGVTVRKKEDLLLHASLYAQLSC, from the exons ATGGCAAATCTCATATACTACTCATTGCTCATCATTCTTCCTTTCCTACTCCTGATTAATTTCTACAAAGCTATGTTCAGCTCCCGCAAGCAAGCCGGACGGCTTCCACCGTGCCCATGGCAGCTCCCTATCATGGGTAGTATACACCATTTGATCGGTGATCTCCCACACCGCTCCTTACGTGATCTATCACGACGGTATGGGCCTGTCATGTTACTCAAGTTTGGACAGGTACCATTCATTATTGTTTCTTCCCCGGAGGCTGCCAAGGATATCATGAAGACTCATGACAGCATATTTGCGACGAGACCGCAAAGCGAGATAATGAAGATCATTACAAAGAGAGGACAGGGGCTTGTGTTCGCGCCCTATGATGATCAATGGAGGCAGCTCCGTAAGATCTGCATCCGTGAGCTCTTGTGTGCCAAGCGTGTCCAGTCCTTCTGCGCCATCCGGGAAGAGGAGGCTGCATGCCTTGTGAAGTCCATATCAAGTGATCAAGCACATCTAGTGAACCTCAGTAAGAAGCTTGCCGACTATGCTACCGATGCAGCTATTCGCATCATCACTGGTACTAGGTTTGAGAATCAAGAGGTTCGCGACAAATTCCAGTACTACCAAGATGAGGGTGTTCATCTTGCGGCAAGCTTCTGCACAGCCAACCTATGCCCATCTCTCCAGCTTGGAAACACTCTGAGCCGAACTGCTCGCAAAGCAGAGATATATCGGGAGGGGATGTTTGCATTCATAGGTGGGATTATTGATGAACACCAGGAGAGGAGAGCACAAGATATGTATCATAAGGAAGACTTGATAGATGTACTCCTAAGGATCCAGCAGGAAGGCTCTCTTGAGTCCCCAGTTAGCATGGAAACAATCAAGTTCTTAATTTTT GATATTTTGGCTGGGGGAAGTGAGACAGTGACAACAGTATTACAGTGGGCTATGACAGAACTAATGAGGAATCCAACAGTGATGTCCAAGGCGCAAGACGAAGTTAGGGAGGTTTTCAAGTGGAAAAAGATGGTAAGTAATGATGATATAAATAAACTCACTTACCTGCAGTTTGTTATTAAGGAGACTGTACGGTTACATACCCCGGGGCCACTTTTCATGAGGGAGTGCCAGGAGCAATGTCAAGTGATGGGCTATGACGTGCCAAAGGGTACAAAATTTCTACTAAATCTGTGGTCGATCTCAAGAGATCCGAAATATTGGGATGATCCAGAAACATTCAAACCTGagagatttgagaatgatgcaAGAGATTTCAAAGGAAATGACTTTGAATTCATTCCATTTGGTGCTGGGAGAAGGATGTGCCCTGGTATGTTGTTTGGGCTCGCCAATATTGAGCTGGCTCTTGCaaaccttttattttattttgactgGAGTCTTCCCGACGGAGTTCTACCCAGTGAATTGGACATGACAGAAAACTTTGGAGTTACTGTCCGGAAGAAGGAAGATCTCTTGTTGCATGCTTCTCTATATGCACAACTTTCTTGCTGA